In Numida meleagris isolate 19003 breed g44 Domestic line chromosome 3, NumMel1.0, whole genome shotgun sequence, the following are encoded in one genomic region:
- the PPP1CB gene encoding serine/threonine-protein phosphatase PP1-beta catalytic subunit isoform X3 translates to MSPVSKKVRGCRPGKIVQMTEAEVRGLCIKSREIFLSQPILLELEAPLKICGDIHGQYTDLLRLFEYGGFPPEANYLFLGDYVDRGKQSLETICLLLAYKIKYPENFFLLRGNHECASINRIYGFYDECKRRFNIKLWKTFTDCFNCLPIAAIVDEKIFCCHGGLSPDLQSMEQIRRIMRPTDVPDTGLLCDLLWSDPDKDVQGWGENDRGVSFTFGADVVSKFLNRHDLDLICRAHQVVEDGYEFFAKRQLVTLFSAPNYCGEFDNAGGMMSVDETLMCSFQILKPSEKKAKYQYGGLNSGRPVTPPRTANPPKKR, encoded by the exons ATGAGCCCAGTGTCAAAAAAAG TACGAGGATGTCGTCCTGGGAAGATCGTTCAGATGACGGAAGCAGAAGTTCGGGGCTTGTGCATAAAATCACGGGAAATATTTCTTAGCCAGCCCATTCTCCTGGAACTAGAGGCACCGCTGAAAATTTGTG GTGATATTCATGGTCAGTATACAGATTTGCTTCGACTATTTGAATATGGAGGATTCCCACCAGAAGCAAATTATCTTTTCCTTGGAGATTATGTAGACAGAGGCAAACAGTCTCTGGAAACAATTTGCCTACTTCTGGCGTATAAAATCAAGTACCCAGAAAACTTCTTTCTCTTAAGAGGAAATCATGAGTGTGCTAGCATCAACCGGATCTATGGATTCTATGATGAAT GTAAGCGGAGGTTTAACATTAAGCTCTGGAAGACCTTCACAGACTGCTTTAACTGTCTGCCTATTGCAGCTATCGTGGATGAGAAGATCTTCTGCTGTCATGGAG GTCTGTCTCCAGATCTCCAGTCAATGGAGCAGATCCGGAGAATTATGAGACCTACAGATGTTCCTGACACAG GCTTGCTATGTGACCTGCTGTGGTCTGACCCAGACAAAGATGTGCAAGGTTGGGGTGAAAATGATCGCGGGGTCTCTTTCACTTTTGGCGCTGATGTGGTCAGTAAATTTCTGAATCGTCATGATTTGGATTTGATCTGTCGAGCTCACCAG GTGGTTGAAGATGGATATGAGTTCTTTGCGAAACGGCAGTTGGTCACCCTGTTCTCAGCTCCAAATTATTGTGGAGAGTTTGACAATGCAGGTGGCATGATGAGTGTGGATGAAACTCTGATGTGTTCCTTTCAG aTATTGAAGCCATCTGAAAAGAAAGCCAAGTACCAGTATGGTGGACTGAATTCTGGGCGTCCAGTCACTCCACCTCGCACAGCTAATCCACCGAAGAAGAGGTGA
- the PPP1CB gene encoding serine/threonine-protein phosphatase PP1-beta catalytic subunit isoform X2: MADGELNVDSLITRLLEVRGCRPGKIVQMTEAEVRGLCIKSREIFLSQPILLELEAPLKICGDIHGQYTDLLRLFEYGGFPPEANYLFLGDYVDRGKQSLETICLLLAYKIKYPENFFLLRGNHECASINRIYGFYDECKRRFNIKLWKTFTDCFNCLPIAAIVDEKIFCCHGGLSPDLQSMEQIRRIMRPTDVPDTGLLCDLLWSDPDKDVQGWGENDRGVSFTFGADVVSKFLNRHDLDLICRAHQVVEDGYEFFAKRQLVTLFSAPNYCGEFDNAGGMMSVDETLMCSFQILKPSEKKAKYQYGGLNSGRPVTPPRTANPPKKR, translated from the exons TACGAGGATGTCGTCCTGGGAAGATCGTTCAGATGACGGAAGCAGAAGTTCGGGGCTTGTGCATAAAATCACGGGAAATATTTCTTAGCCAGCCCATTCTCCTGGAACTAGAGGCACCGCTGAAAATTTGTG GTGATATTCATGGTCAGTATACAGATTTGCTTCGACTATTTGAATATGGAGGATTCCCACCAGAAGCAAATTATCTTTTCCTTGGAGATTATGTAGACAGAGGCAAACAGTCTCTGGAAACAATTTGCCTACTTCTGGCGTATAAAATCAAGTACCCAGAAAACTTCTTTCTCTTAAGAGGAAATCATGAGTGTGCTAGCATCAACCGGATCTATGGATTCTATGATGAAT GTAAGCGGAGGTTTAACATTAAGCTCTGGAAGACCTTCACAGACTGCTTTAACTGTCTGCCTATTGCAGCTATCGTGGATGAGAAGATCTTCTGCTGTCATGGAG GTCTGTCTCCAGATCTCCAGTCAATGGAGCAGATCCGGAGAATTATGAGACCTACAGATGTTCCTGACACAG GCTTGCTATGTGACCTGCTGTGGTCTGACCCAGACAAAGATGTGCAAGGTTGGGGTGAAAATGATCGCGGGGTCTCTTTCACTTTTGGCGCTGATGTGGTCAGTAAATTTCTGAATCGTCATGATTTGGATTTGATCTGTCGAGCTCACCAG GTGGTTGAAGATGGATATGAGTTCTTTGCGAAACGGCAGTTGGTCACCCTGTTCTCAGCTCCAAATTATTGTGGAGAGTTTGACAATGCAGGTGGCATGATGAGTGTGGATGAAACTCTGATGTGTTCCTTTCAG aTATTGAAGCCATCTGAAAAGAAAGCCAAGTACCAGTATGGTGGACTGAATTCTGGGCGTCCAGTCACTCCACCTCGCACAGCTAATCCACCGAAGAAGAGGTGA
- the PPP1CB gene encoding serine/threonine-protein phosphatase PP1-beta catalytic subunit isoform X1, producing the protein MLLAQNNSFRLLSLEQSIKIRGCRPGKIVQMTEAEVRGLCIKSREIFLSQPILLELEAPLKICGDIHGQYTDLLRLFEYGGFPPEANYLFLGDYVDRGKQSLETICLLLAYKIKYPENFFLLRGNHECASINRIYGFYDECKRRFNIKLWKTFTDCFNCLPIAAIVDEKIFCCHGGLSPDLQSMEQIRRIMRPTDVPDTGLLCDLLWSDPDKDVQGWGENDRGVSFTFGADVVSKFLNRHDLDLICRAHQVVEDGYEFFAKRQLVTLFSAPNYCGEFDNAGGMMSVDETLMCSFQILKPSEKKAKYQYGGLNSGRPVTPPRTANPPKKR; encoded by the exons ATGCTGCTTGCGCAGAACAATTCCTTTCGGCTTTTATCTCTGGAGCAGTCTATAAAAA TACGAGGATGTCGTCCTGGGAAGATCGTTCAGATGACGGAAGCAGAAGTTCGGGGCTTGTGCATAAAATCACGGGAAATATTTCTTAGCCAGCCCATTCTCCTGGAACTAGAGGCACCGCTGAAAATTTGTG GTGATATTCATGGTCAGTATACAGATTTGCTTCGACTATTTGAATATGGAGGATTCCCACCAGAAGCAAATTATCTTTTCCTTGGAGATTATGTAGACAGAGGCAAACAGTCTCTGGAAACAATTTGCCTACTTCTGGCGTATAAAATCAAGTACCCAGAAAACTTCTTTCTCTTAAGAGGAAATCATGAGTGTGCTAGCATCAACCGGATCTATGGATTCTATGATGAAT GTAAGCGGAGGTTTAACATTAAGCTCTGGAAGACCTTCACAGACTGCTTTAACTGTCTGCCTATTGCAGCTATCGTGGATGAGAAGATCTTCTGCTGTCATGGAG GTCTGTCTCCAGATCTCCAGTCAATGGAGCAGATCCGGAGAATTATGAGACCTACAGATGTTCCTGACACAG GCTTGCTATGTGACCTGCTGTGGTCTGACCCAGACAAAGATGTGCAAGGTTGGGGTGAAAATGATCGCGGGGTCTCTTTCACTTTTGGCGCTGATGTGGTCAGTAAATTTCTGAATCGTCATGATTTGGATTTGATCTGTCGAGCTCACCAG GTGGTTGAAGATGGATATGAGTTCTTTGCGAAACGGCAGTTGGTCACCCTGTTCTCAGCTCCAAATTATTGTGGAGAGTTTGACAATGCAGGTGGCATGATGAGTGTGGATGAAACTCTGATGTGTTCCTTTCAG aTATTGAAGCCATCTGAAAAGAAAGCCAAGTACCAGTATGGTGGACTGAATTCTGGGCGTCCAGTCACTCCACCTCGCACAGCTAATCCACCGAAGAAGAGGTGA